The sequence below is a genomic window from Streptomyces sp. V1I1.
TCGACGTCGGTGAGGAAGGCGACTGGGTCGCCGCCGTTGCCGCGGCGAAGGACGCGTTCGGGAAGATCGACGGGCTGGTCAACAACGCGGGCATTCTGCACTTCAACGAGCTGGTGTCCACGCCGCTGGAGGAGTTCCAGCGGATCATCCAGGTCAATCAGGTCGGCTGCTTCCTCGGCATCCGCACTGTCGCGCCCGAGATCGAGGCGGCCGGCGGCGGGACGATCGTCAACACCGCCTCTTACACGGCCCTGACGGGCATGGCGGGCGTGGGCGCGTACGCCGCGACCAAGCACGCGACCCTCGGCCTGACCCGGGTCGCCGCGCTGGAGCTGGCCACGAAGAAGATCCGTGTCAACGCGGTCTGCCCGGGCGCGGTGGACACCCCGATGAGCAATCCGGACGGCGTGGACCGGGAGGCCGTTGCCGAGCTCTACAGCAAGCTCGTGCCGCTCGGCCGCGTCGGGCGGCCGGAGGAGGTGGCCAAGCTGGCGCTCTTCCTGAGCAGCGAGGACTCCTCGTACATCACCGGCCAGCCGTTCGTCATCGACGGCGGCTGGCTGGCCGGAGTGAGTCTTTTCTGACTGGGCGTCAGGGGCATCTATTGACGCTTCACCCGTGCGGTGGAACAGTCGAGCACTCAGATCTGACGGTTCGTCAGAAATATAGGACGGCGGTGAACCACCTTGGAATTCGGGCTCTTTGTACAGGGATACGTCGGCAAGCGCGCCGAGACCGACCCGCTCGCCGAGCACAAGGCGCTGATGGAGGAGACCGAGTACGTCATCCAGGCGGACAAGTCCGGGTTCAAGTACGCCTGGGCCTCCGAGCACCACTTCCTGGAGGAGTACTCGCACCTCTCGGCGAGCGACGTGTTCCTCGGCTATCTCGCGCACGCGACGGACCGGATCCATCTGGGCTCGGGCATCTTCAACCCGCTGGCGCCCGTGAATCACCCCGTGAAGGTCGCCGAGAAGGTCGCCATGCTCGACCATCTCTCCGAAGGCCGCTTCGAGTTCGGTTCGGGCCGCGGCGCAGGCAGCCACGAGATCCTCGGCTTCCTGCCGGGCATCACCGATATGAACCACACCAAGGAACTCTGGGAAGAGACGATCGCGGAGTTCCCCAAGATGTGGCTCCAGGAGGAGTACGTCGGCTTCCAGGGCAAGCACTGGTCGCTGCCGCCGCGCAAGGTGCTGCCGAAGCCGTACGGGAAGTCCCACCCGGCGATGTGGTACGCGGCCGGATCGCCGCCGTCCTACGCCATGGCCGCGAAGAAGGGGCTGGGGGTGCTGGGCTTCAGCGTGCAGAAGGTCTCCGACATGGAGTGGGTGCTGGAGCAGTACAAGACGGCGATCATCGAGGCGGAGCCGGTGGGGGACTTCGTCAATGACAACGTGATGGTGACGTCGACGGCGATCTGTGCGCCGACGCACGAGGAGGCGGTGCGCATCGCGGCGGGCGGCGGGCTGCACTACCTCCAGTCGCTGGTCTTCCGCTACCACGACACCTTTCCGCGGCCGGAGGGTTTCCCGGTGTGGCCGGAGACTCTGCCCGAGTTCAACGAGGAGATCATCGAGCTGCTCATCGCCGAGGAGTTGCTGATCTGCGGTGATCCGGACGAGGTGCTCACGCAGTGCAAGCGCTGGGAGCAGGCGGGGGCGGACCAGCTCTCGTTCGGGCTTCCGATCGGGATCTCGCGTGAGGACACGCTTCAGTCGATACGGCTGATCGGGGAGCATGTGATCCCGAAGATCGACACGGATCCGGTCCACCGGACGACGCGTTTCCGCCGGGCGGCGAGCTGAGGATGCCCCTGCGGGCCGCCCGAACCGGGGATCGGCCCCGGGCCCCGCGCCTCAATCGCCGGCGAGGCTTGATTTCGCGTCCGGGACCGCGGGCCTCAATCTCCCTCAGACTTCGTCCGGGGGGACCCCCACGGGGCTGGATTTCCGCCCGGGCGGACTTGAAGTTTCGCCGGTCGGCCTGAAGTTTCAGGCCGACCGGCGGAAATCAAGCCCGTCCGGCGTTTGAGGACAACGCTCGAAGGGCGTACCGGGGTCTGGGGCGGAGCCCCCCACGCGGCGGAGCCGCAAATCGATACAGCGGGAAGGGGCGGGTAGGGGAAAACGCCCCCGCCCACAGAAACGGCGGCGGCCTCCCGGACCGCCGCCCCGGCCCCGGCCGGAGCGCGTCCGCGGCAGCGGCCTGCCGCCCGCGCCCCGGCCGGAGCCACGAATCACCCGACGCAGTGAAGGGACCCGTCATGCTCGACCACCTCATTCGCTCCGCGACCGTCGTGGACGGGACCGGCGCCCCCGCCTACGTCGCCGACGTCGGGATACGCGACGGCCGCATCGCCCTCATCGCACCCCCCGGCACCGTCGCCGAGGAGGCCAGGACGAGCGAGGACGCGTCCGGGCTCGTCCTCACCCCCGGCTTCGTCGACCCGCACACGCATTACGACGCGCAGCTGTTCTGGGACCCGTACGCCACGCCCTCCATGAACCACGGCGTGACCACCGTCGCCGGCGGTAACTGCGGCTTCACCCTCGCCCCGCTCAACCCCGACCGTCCCGAGGACGCCGACTACACGCGCCGCATGATGTCCAGGGTCGAGGGCATGTCGCTGGTCGCCCTGGAGGACGGCGCGCCCTGGAACTGGCACACCTTCGGTGAGTATCTGGACGCCCTGGAGGGCCGGATCGCCGTCAACGCGGGCTTCATGGTGGGCCATTGCGCCCTGCGCCGGCATGTCATGGGGCCCGACGCGGTCGGCGGGCAGCCCACGCCCGAGCAGCTGGACGAGATGCTCAGGCTCTTCCACGACGCGATGGACGCGGGCGCGTTGGGGCTTTCCACCACACAGTCATCCACCCACTCCGACGGCGACGGCAAACCGGTCGCGTCCCGGCACGCCAAGCCGGATGAACTCCTCGCACTGTCCAGGGCCGTCGCCGAGCACGAGGGCACGCAGCTCGAAGCGATCGTCGCGGGCTGCCTGGACCAGTTCGCCGACGAGGAGATCGATCTGTTCGTCGAGATGACAGCGGCGGCCGGGCGGCCGCTGAACTGGAACGTTCTCACCATCGACGCGTCCGTGCCCGAGCGCGTACCGCGCCAGCTGATAGCGAGCGAGCGCGCCCGCAAGGCCGGCGGCCGCATCGTCGCCCTGACCATGCCGATCCTCACCCCGATGAACATGTCGCTGGGGACCTTCTGCGCGCTCAATCTCATCCCCGGCTGGGGCGAGATCCTCTCCCTCCCCGTCCCCGAGCGGATCGAGAAGCTCCGCGACGCGGACGTACGGGCCGAGATGCTGCGCCGCGCCGACTCCAAGGAGGCCGGAGTCTTCCGCCGCCTCGCGAACTTCGGCCGCTACGTCATCGGCGACACGTACTCCAAGGAGAACGAGGGTCTCAGCGGGCGGGTGGTGAAGGACATCGCGGCCGAGCGCGGCCAGGACGCCTTCCAGTGCCTCGTCGACATCTGCGCCAACGACCAGCTGCGTACGGTCCTGTGGCCGATGCCCACCGACAACGACCCGGCGAGCTGGGAGTTGCGCCGGCAGACCTGGCAGCACGAGGACGTCATGCTCGGCGGCTCCGACGCGGGCGCGCACCTGGACCGGATGTGCGGTGCGCCGTACACCACGCGCTTCATCGGCGACTGTCTGCGCGGCCGCAAGCTCGTCGGCCTGGAGGAGGCCGTGAAGATGCTGACAGACGATCCGGCGCGCCTCTTCGGCCTGCGCGAACGCGGCCGCGTCCAGGAGGGCTTCCATGCCGACCTCGTCCTCTTCGACCCGCGGCGGATCGAGGCGGGCCCGGCGACCCTCGTACACGATCTGCCGGGCGACAGCCCGCGGCTGGACGCGAAGGCGATCGGCATCGTGTCGGTGCGGGTCAACGGCGTGGAGACGATACGGGACGACCAGGTCACCGGAGCCGTGCCGGGCACGGTCCTCAGGTCCGGCCGCGACACGAAGACGGTGAGTACCAAGTGACCTACCCGCAGCGGTTGTTCATCGGTGGCGAGTGGGTCGAGCCCGACGGCGGGCACTACGAAGTACTCAACCCGGCCACCGAGGAGGTCGTCGGCCTCGCGCCCGAGGCGAGCCGCGACCAGGTGTACGCGGCAGCGGACGCCGCCCGCGAGGCCTTCCGCACGTGGTCCCGTACCGCCCCCGAGGAGCGCGCCCGGATCCTCGACGCGGCCGCCGACGTCATCCAGCGCGAGTCCGAGCCGTACGCCCTCCTGGCCCGCGCCGAGTCCGGCGCGACCACGGCGACCGCGCGCGGTATGCAGGTCGCGGTGGGCGCGGCCCGCTTCCGGCGGTACGCGAAGGGCGCGCTGGAACCCGTGGAGCAGGGGCTGCCGCCGCAGATCAACGCCGCGGGCCCGATGGGCAGGGCGGGCGTGTTCGGGGCGCTCGCCGTACGCCGCCCGGTCGGCGTCGTCACCTGCATCACCTCGTACAACAACCCCTGGGCCAACCCGGCAGGCAAGGTCGCGCCCGCGCTCGCCATGGGCAACACGGTCGTCGTGAAGCCCGCCCCGCAGGACCCCCTCTCCGTCTACCGGATGGCCGAGGCCCTCGCGGAGGCGGGCGCGCCGCCCGGTGTCGTGAATGTCGTGACCGGCTCCGCGCCGGCCGTAGGCGAGGCCGCCGTCGACTCCCCGGAGGTCGACATGGTCAGCTTCACCGGCTCGACGGCGGTCGGACAGCGCATCGCGGAGGTCTGCGGCCGCGGGATGAAACGCCAGCTGATGGAGCTGGGCGGCAAGGGCGCGGCGCTGGTCTTCGACGACGCGGATGTGGATTCCGCGGTGATGGGCATCGGCACCACGTTCTCCTTCTACAGCGGCCAGATCTGTACGGCGCCGACGCGGGTGATCGCGCAGCGCGGCATCTACGACCTGCTGATCGAGAAGCTGTCGGGTTACCTCACGCATATGAAGGTGGGCGACCCGGCGGAGCAGGGCACGGTGGTCGGCCCGGTGATCTCCGCGGCCCACCGTGACCGGGTCGAGTCGTACATCGAACTGGGGAAGAAGGAGGGCGCGCGGCTGGTCGCGGGCGGCGAGCGCCCGGCGTCACTGGACCGGGGTTTCTATGTCGCGCCGACGCTCTTCGCCGACTGCACGAACGACATGCGGGTGGTCAGGGAGGAGATCTTCGGCCCGGTGGTGGTCGTGGTGCCCTTCGGCGACGAGGAGGAGGGCGTCGCGCTGGCGAACGACAGCGACTACGGCCTGATCGACTACGTCTGGTCGGGGGATGTGGCCCGGGCGTTCCGGGTGGCGGGGGAATTGCGAGCGGGCGGGGTGGGCGTCAACACCATCGGCCGCAATATGGAGGCGCCGTTCGGCGGGTGCAAGAAGAGCGGAGTGGGGCGGGATGTGGGCTCGTACGCGCTGCATGCGTACAGCGAGCTGCAGTCGATCGTCTGGCCCGGCTGAAGCCTCGGGGAATCCGTACGGGAAATTTTGAAATCAGGCAAAACGGACAGTGCTGCGGTTTTCGTATCCCGGAAGGATCCGGCTCGGTCCTTTAAATGGGTGGCTGAGTTGGTCTCGTGATCTTCTATTCATTGACCGTTTCCCGCCGAAGTCCTTGAAAGCCAAGGGATCGTAGGCGGAGTCACATCCTCCGGATGTGGAAACCGCAGCACCTACCGTCCTTCTCATGACTCAGGTGGAAGCACGGCCCCAGGCCGGAGACACGGTACGGGGCGTCCAGGAAGCGGGCGTTCCCGACAAGGGCCTCGGCGGCAATTCAGTAGGGCTCATGGGTGGCGCTGTCATCGGTGTGTCCACTGTTGCCCCCGTCTACTGCCTGACGGCCACCCTCGGCCCCACGGTGGGCGAGGTCGGCCTGCAGATGCCCGCGATCTTCCTCGCCGGGTTCCTGCCGATGCTGCTCGTGGCCTTCGCGTACCGCGAACTGAACAAGGCACTGCCCGACTGCGGCACCTCCTTCACCTGGTCGGTGAAGGCGTTCGGCCCGCGCATCGGCTGGATGTGCGGCTGGGGCCTGCTGGTGGCCACCGTCGTGGTGCTCTCCAACCTCGCCGGCGTCGCCACCTCCTTCTTCTATCTTTTCCTCGGTGAGGTGACCGGCAGTGAAGCGGTCGCCGCCCTGGACGGCAACAAGGCCGCCCACATCCTCACCACCCTCGTCTTCATAGCCATCGCCACCGCGATCAGCTACCGCGGCATCACCGCCACCAAGTGGGTCCAGTACGCCCTGGTCGGCCTGCAGCTCACGGTGCTCGTGATGTTCACCGTCATGGCGATCACCAAGTCCGACGAGGTCGCGGGAGCACTGGACTTCTCCTGGTCCTGGATGAACCCCTTCGGCGTCGACTCCTTCGCCGCCTTCACCGCGGGCCTCTCCCTGTCGATCTTCATCTACTGGGGCTGGGACGCCTGTCTGTCGGTCAACGAGGAGAGCACCGGCAGCGCCAAGACCCCCGGCCGCGCAGCGCTCCTCGCCATCGTCGTGATCGTCGCCTCGTACCTGATGGTCGCCGTCGCCGCCCAGATGTACGCCGGCGTCGGCGAGAAAGGCACCGGCCTCGGCAACCCGGACACCGCGGACAATGTCTTCGCCGTCCTCGCCGAGCCGGTGATGGGCTCCGGCCTGGGCATCCTGCTCTTCCTCGCGGTCCTCGCCTCCGCCGCGGCGAGCCTGCAGACCACCTTCATCCCGGTGGCCCGCACCGCCCTCGCGATGAGCAGCTACCAGGCCATGCCTGCCTCCTTCGCCAAGGTCCACCCGCGCTTCAAGACGCCCGGCCGCGCCACCGTCGTGGCGGGCATCGCCACCGGCGTCTTCTACGCGGTGATGACCCTGCTCAGCGAGAACGTCCTCATCGACACCATCTACGCGCTGGGCCTGATGATCTGCTTCTACTACGCGATCACCGCCTTCGCCTGCGTCTGGTACTTCCGCGGTGAACTGCGCCGCTCGACGCGCGACCTGCTGGTCAAGGGCGTCTATCCGGGTGTCGGCGGGCTGATGCTCACCGCGGTCTTCGGCAAGACGCTGTACGACATGTGGGACCCGGCGTACGGCAGCGGCTCGGCGGTCTTCGGCGTCGGCTCGGTGTTCGTGATCGGGGTCGGGCTGCTGCTGCTCGGGGTCGTGCTGATGCTGGCGATGCAGCGCCGGAGCCCGGCGTTCTTCCGGGGCGAGGTGCTGACGAAGGAGACCCCGGCGCTGGTCGTCAACGACTAGAAGCGGGAAGGGCCTTCCAGGGCCCTAGGGAGCGTTCCTGGTTCGGCAATGTGATCCGAACCAGCAACTCTCCCTGAGCGGCCCCGGGGAAGTTCGGGCACGCCTCCACGCGCCCCCACCCAGGCGTCAGCCTCGCGCAGGAAAACGCCTCGCCAGGAACTGCTCGAACGTGACCTTGCCCACGGCCCGCTCCGGCGTCAGATGCTCGCCCGCCCGGAACCCGCGGTAGGCCTTGCCTGCCAGACGCACGTTCAGCAGGGGACGGCGTCGTCCGCTCGCGCGCAGATAGGCCCGGGCCAGCTCCGGAAACGTACGGACCTCGGGGCCGCCCATGTCCGGCACCCGCCCCGCGGGCGCCCCGGTTGCGAGCTCGGCCAGCCGGGCAGCGACCTCCGCCACCTCGATCGGCTGGTCGGCGACCCCTGCCGGGAGCAGCATGACCGGCAGCTTCGCCGAGCCTGCCAGGAGCTGCAGCACCAGGTCGTGGAACTGCGTCGTGCGCAGCACGGTCCAGCTGAGCCCCGACTCCTCGAGCAGCCTCTCGACGGTGAGCTTGGTCCGGTAGTAGCCGAGCGGCACCTGGTCGACGCCGACGATCGAGATGTACGCCAGATGCCGCACCCCGGCCCGGCGGGCCGCCTCGATCAGGTGGCGTGCCGCCTGCTCGTCGCCGCCGCGCGGGTTGGTCGCGCAGTGCACGACGGTGTCCACGCCCGCGACGGCCTCGGCCAGCCCCGTGCCCTCGCGCAGGTCCACGGCGTACGGCCGCGAGTGTCGGCTCAGCACGCGCACCTCGTGCCCTCCCCCAGAGCCTCCGGCCTGGGTGGTACCCCCAGTGCGCAGCCGCTCGGTGACGAGCCGGCCGAGCGTTCCGGTGCCGCCGGTCACCAGGATCGTGGTCATCGCAGTTCTCCCTTTCGGTGGGCGTGCGCTCCCCGTGGAGCGCACGTCATCCGCTGAGAACCGACGAGCACCCAAAGATGTGACAGCCTCCTCGTGATCACACTCACCCGTGGGTCACGCCCCCGGGGGCCATTGCGGCGAACTGCCGGCCCGCGAACGTGAGTTTGTCCGGGTTCACGACGACCCGCACCTGGGCGATGACGCCGTCCCACAGTTCGAAGGAGGCGACGGCGATGAGCTGCTCCGCCGCGTGCGTCAGCAGCGCCGGCGCCCCGTTGACCTCGGCGACCGTGATGTCCCAGCCGCCGGCGAACCGCTGCGCGCTGCCCACCAGGAAGCGCATGACCTTCTCCCGGCCGACGATGGGCCGCCGGGCCGCGGTGACCTTGCCGCCGCCGTCGCTCCACCAGGTCACGTCCTTGGCGAGCAGCCTCTCCAGTCCTGCCAGATCGCCCTCGCGTGCTGCCATGACGAAGGACTCGACGAGTTCGTGCTGCCGCTCGGCCGCCGGTGTGAAGCGGGCCTCGGGCGTCGCCACCCGCTGGACCGCCCTGCGGTACAGCTGGCGGCAGTTGGCCTCGCTCAGCGCAAGCACCCCGGCGATGTCCCGATGGCGGTAGCCGAACGCCTCGCGCAGAACGTAGACCGCACGCTCCGTCGGCGTGAGCCGCTCCAGCAGCACCAGGAGCGCCGTCGACACGGCGTCGCGCTGCTCGGCGGACTCCATGGGGCCGAGCGCACCGTCCTGCGTGAACACCGGTTCCGGCAGCCACGGCCCCACGTACCGCTCGCGCCGCACACGAGCCGAGGTGAGCCGGTTGAGGCAGAGGTTGGTGACGACCTTGGCGAGCCAAGCCCATGGGTGCTCGATCGCCGCACGGTCGGCGCTGCTCCAGCGCAGATACGCGTCCTGCACAGCGTCCTCCGCCTCCTCGGCGGAACCGAGCAACCGGTAGGCCAGGCCGAACACCTTGGGGCGGTGGGCTGTGAACTCCTCGGCGTTCCCTGACATCATGCGCCCAGCCTGCCAGAGGCGCGGAGGCATCCAGCAGCAGCGCCCCGGCCCCGGCCGGCTGACGTGCCTGAGGCAGCCGATCTGGAAGGGTCCGCACAGTGCGCTGTGCGGACCCTTCGATGCTGCTTACCGCACAGGCGAGTTGTGGACTACATCCAGGCGTTGTACGGGTACGTTTCCGCCACGGCGGACGACCTCGGTGCCAGCGGGCTCGTCGCGACGCCCGTGCCCCGGAACCACCACATCGCGCCGGCCTTGTCGCGCACGAGCAGCGCGCCCTTGCCGATGTCCGAGCCGTCGCCCGGCGCGATGATCGCGGTGTACGCGTTCCAGCCGGTGGCCACCTTGATGCGGGCGGCGTAGGGCTTCGCCGCGTTGCCGGTGCCCTTGTAGAGCCACAGCACGCCGGACGTGTCCCGGGCGTACAGGTCCGCGATGCCGTCCTTGGTGACGTCGACGCCGCCGGTCATCGCGTTGTAGACGTTCCAGCCCGAGCCGACCTTGGTGCGCGCCGCGAACGGCTTCGACTCGACACCCGTGCCCTTGTAGAGCCACAACACCCCGGCCCTGTCACGGCCGATGAGGTCCGCGTGACCGTCGCGGGTGACATCGCCGGTGCCGCGCACCGAGTTGTAGATGCTCCAGCCGGTGCCCACCCGTACGCGGGGCTTGAACACGGGGGCATACTTCGCGCCCGAGACCGGGTAGTACCAAAGGAGACCCGAAGGCTCCCGGGCGACGACGCCACCGCCCCGGTTGACGATGCTGATCGGGGACAGCTTGGTCAGCGCGTCGAAGGCGTTCCAGCCCGAGCCGTGGTCCCGGCGCCAGCCCAGCTGGAGCGGCGGAACCTCCACCGGGTAGGTCTCGTGCGACCAGAGCCGGGCGGCCGTGTCCCGGCCGAAGACGCGGTAC
It includes:
- a CDS encoding SDR family NAD(P)-dependent oxidoreductase yields the protein MGKLDGRVVLITGAARGQGEQEARLFAAEGARVVLADVLDDQGEALAKELGEGTAVYSHLDVGEEGDWVAAVAAAKDAFGKIDGLVNNAGILHFNELVSTPLEEFQRIIQVNQVGCFLGIRTVAPEIEAAGGGTIVNTASYTALTGMAGVGAYAATKHATLGLTRVAALELATKKIRVNAVCPGAVDTPMSNPDGVDREAVAELYSKLVPLGRVGRPEEVAKLALFLSSEDSSYITGQPFVIDGGWLAGVSLF
- a CDS encoding LLM class flavin-dependent oxidoreductase, whose protein sequence is MEFGLFVQGYVGKRAETDPLAEHKALMEETEYVIQADKSGFKYAWASEHHFLEEYSHLSASDVFLGYLAHATDRIHLGSGIFNPLAPVNHPVKVAEKVAMLDHLSEGRFEFGSGRGAGSHEILGFLPGITDMNHTKELWEETIAEFPKMWLQEEYVGFQGKHWSLPPRKVLPKPYGKSHPAMWYAAGSPPSYAMAAKKGLGVLGFSVQKVSDMEWVLEQYKTAIIEAEPVGDFVNDNVMVTSTAICAPTHEEAVRIAAGGGLHYLQSLVFRYHDTFPRPEGFPVWPETLPEFNEEIIELLIAEELLICGDPDEVLTQCKRWEQAGADQLSFGLPIGISREDTLQSIRLIGEHVIPKIDTDPVHRTTRFRRAAS
- a CDS encoding amidohydrolase family protein gives rise to the protein MLDHLIRSATVVDGTGAPAYVADVGIRDGRIALIAPPGTVAEEARTSEDASGLVLTPGFVDPHTHYDAQLFWDPYATPSMNHGVTTVAGGNCGFTLAPLNPDRPEDADYTRRMMSRVEGMSLVALEDGAPWNWHTFGEYLDALEGRIAVNAGFMVGHCALRRHVMGPDAVGGQPTPEQLDEMLRLFHDAMDAGALGLSTTQSSTHSDGDGKPVASRHAKPDELLALSRAVAEHEGTQLEAIVAGCLDQFADEEIDLFVEMTAAAGRPLNWNVLTIDASVPERVPRQLIASERARKAGGRIVALTMPILTPMNMSLGTFCALNLIPGWGEILSLPVPERIEKLRDADVRAEMLRRADSKEAGVFRRLANFGRYVIGDTYSKENEGLSGRVVKDIAAERGQDAFQCLVDICANDQLRTVLWPMPTDNDPASWELRRQTWQHEDVMLGGSDAGAHLDRMCGAPYTTRFIGDCLRGRKLVGLEEAVKMLTDDPARLFGLRERGRVQEGFHADLVLFDPRRIEAGPATLVHDLPGDSPRLDAKAIGIVSVRVNGVETIRDDQVTGAVPGTVLRSGRDTKTVSTK
- a CDS encoding aldehyde dehydrogenase family protein; the protein is MTYPQRLFIGGEWVEPDGGHYEVLNPATEEVVGLAPEASRDQVYAAADAAREAFRTWSRTAPEERARILDAAADVIQRESEPYALLARAESGATTATARGMQVAVGAARFRRYAKGALEPVEQGLPPQINAAGPMGRAGVFGALAVRRPVGVVTCITSYNNPWANPAGKVAPALAMGNTVVVKPAPQDPLSVYRMAEALAEAGAPPGVVNVVTGSAPAVGEAAVDSPEVDMVSFTGSTAVGQRIAEVCGRGMKRQLMELGGKGAALVFDDADVDSAVMGIGTTFSFYSGQICTAPTRVIAQRGIYDLLIEKLSGYLTHMKVGDPAEQGTVVGPVISAAHRDRVESYIELGKKEGARLVAGGERPASLDRGFYVAPTLFADCTNDMRVVREEIFGPVVVVVPFGDEEEGVALANDSDYGLIDYVWSGDVARAFRVAGELRAGGVGVNTIGRNMEAPFGGCKKSGVGRDVGSYALHAYSELQSIVWPG
- a CDS encoding APC family permease codes for the protein MTQVEARPQAGDTVRGVQEAGVPDKGLGGNSVGLMGGAVIGVSTVAPVYCLTATLGPTVGEVGLQMPAIFLAGFLPMLLVAFAYRELNKALPDCGTSFTWSVKAFGPRIGWMCGWGLLVATVVVLSNLAGVATSFFYLFLGEVTGSEAVAALDGNKAAHILTTLVFIAIATAISYRGITATKWVQYALVGLQLTVLVMFTVMAITKSDEVAGALDFSWSWMNPFGVDSFAAFTAGLSLSIFIYWGWDACLSVNEESTGSAKTPGRAALLAIVVIVASYLMVAVAAQMYAGVGEKGTGLGNPDTADNVFAVLAEPVMGSGLGILLFLAVLASAAASLQTTFIPVARTALAMSSYQAMPASFAKVHPRFKTPGRATVVAGIATGVFYAVMTLLSENVLIDTIYALGLMICFYYAITAFACVWYFRGELRRSTRDLLVKGVYPGVGGLMLTAVFGKTLYDMWDPAYGSGSAVFGVGSVFVIGVGLLLLGVVLMLAMQRRSPAFFRGEVLTKETPALVVND
- a CDS encoding SDR family oxidoreductase, giving the protein MTTILVTGGTGTLGRLVTERLRTGGTTQAGGSGGGHEVRVLSRHSRPYAVDLREGTGLAEAVAGVDTVVHCATNPRGGDEQAARHLIEAARRAGVRHLAYISIVGVDQVPLGYYRTKLTVERLLEESGLSWTVLRTTQFHDLVLQLLAGSAKLPVMLLPAGVADQPIEVAEVAARLAELATGAPAGRVPDMGGPEVRTFPELARAYLRASGRRRPLLNVRLAGKAYRGFRAGEHLTPERAVGKVTFEQFLARRFPARG
- a CDS encoding RNA polymerase sigma-70 factor, which translates into the protein MMSGNAEEFTAHRPKVFGLAYRLLGSAEEAEDAVQDAYLRWSSADRAAIEHPWAWLAKVVTNLCLNRLTSARVRRERYVGPWLPEPVFTQDGALGPMESAEQRDAVSTALLVLLERLTPTERAVYVLREAFGYRHRDIAGVLALSEANCRQLYRRAVQRVATPEARFTPAAERQHELVESFVMAAREGDLAGLERLLAKDVTWWSDGGGKVTAARRPIVGREKVMRFLVGSAQRFAGGWDITVAEVNGAPALLTHAAEQLIAVASFELWDGVIAQVRVVVNPDKLTFAGRQFAAMAPGGVTHG